One region of Pseudoalteromonas luteoviolacea genomic DNA includes:
- a CDS encoding hybrid sensor histidine kinase/response regulator, translating into MQLKTRLPLVLAITALMPMLIIFLIAMIHSAQQAREMSIRAAQSEVLNAAAIFNAYFSQRKSEIATLARQPTLRSMNFEQIKPILRAEKNSHHNVYEKFILGRVDGSFHNTEGGNPYQDMRRTFDDSDPHSKPKTIIKRDYWQHTISNNIDHRDQIYVSEPMISYTTGVKQIVVAASIISTSGQVAGLLGGSIAWQEIDRLIASVNDHVLKQFGEQTKFMLVSSTGVYMYHWDKNKTIQHKNIDGKYILNDIGEKTSTITRITKERDSTLQAIGLKMIAGFEGHGQFMLDKHTQAFVFYAPIPSASYSLAVVLPEQVVFASVEILKEKLLITLTLATLLSMLVAWWIAYRLYSPISKLTYAANSLAKGQYDVHLKIKGDDEIAELSRTFESMRDTIYARESDLEKRVEKRTQALEQAMHAAELAVSAKSRFLANMSHEIRTPMNGILGTIQLLEQESNFSEDQKQLLKLANVSGSNLLTLINDILDISKLEQGQISLYAEPFELKGTIEHLIQLTQTRSHSKPIYITYTIAPNTPLEIASDQHRLQQVLLNLLNNAYKFTAQGEISVFIQLNPKDNQQLLFTIKDSGIGIKSDQKDKIFDPFCQEDDSTTKRFGGTGLGLSICKQLVSLAGGIIFCESAPNEGATFTFTWPYSPCCLIEQSRSEQDQCTRLSGHILLAEDNAINQVVISAMLEKLGLRVDVAKDGEQALEKVNQDYFDLILMDVHMPKMDGIEATKQLRAHPKYSQMIIIAITANVFLEDIATYYSAGMDDFIAKPVEMTKLESILSKWLGIKNS; encoded by the coding sequence ATGCAGCTAAAAACCAGACTTCCTCTCGTATTAGCCATCACAGCGCTGATGCCTATGTTGATCATTTTTTTGATAGCCATGATCCATAGCGCACAACAGGCACGAGAAATGAGTATTAGAGCTGCACAATCTGAAGTTTTAAACGCAGCCGCCATTTTTAATGCATATTTCTCGCAGCGAAAATCAGAAATAGCAACTTTGGCCCGCCAGCCAACTTTACGCTCGATGAACTTCGAGCAGATAAAGCCCATACTCCGAGCTGAAAAGAACTCACATCACAACGTATACGAAAAGTTCATTTTAGGGCGAGTGGATGGTAGTTTTCACAACACAGAAGGAGGCAATCCCTACCAAGATATGCGACGGACTTTTGATGATTCAGATCCTCATTCAAAGCCCAAGACCATCATAAAGCGTGATTACTGGCAACACACTATCAGTAACAATATCGACCATCGCGATCAAATCTATGTTTCTGAGCCCATGATCTCTTACACAACAGGCGTGAAACAGATTGTCGTGGCGGCTTCTATCATAAGTACCAGCGGTCAAGTGGCAGGCCTATTAGGTGGCAGTATTGCATGGCAAGAAATAGATCGACTAATAGCGAGTGTCAATGATCATGTACTAAAGCAGTTTGGTGAACAGACCAAATTTATGCTGGTCTCAAGTACAGGCGTGTACATGTATCATTGGGACAAAAACAAAACGATTCAACACAAGAATATTGACGGCAAATACATACTCAATGATATTGGAGAAAAAACCAGTACCATTACCCGTATAACCAAAGAGCGTGATTCGACTTTACAAGCGATAGGATTAAAAATGATTGCAGGGTTTGAGGGACACGGGCAATTCATGCTCGATAAGCATACCCAAGCTTTTGTCTTTTATGCCCCAATACCTTCTGCAAGTTATAGCCTCGCAGTTGTCTTACCCGAGCAGGTTGTCTTTGCTTCTGTTGAAATTCTCAAAGAAAAACTACTCATCACGCTCACCTTGGCAACGTTACTCAGTATGCTGGTTGCCTGGTGGATCGCCTATCGGCTCTATAGTCCCATCTCTAAACTGACTTATGCAGCCAACTCATTGGCAAAGGGCCAATATGATGTCCACCTAAAAATTAAGGGTGACGATGAAATTGCCGAATTAAGCCGGACGTTCGAGTCAATGCGAGATACCATTTATGCAAGAGAAAGTGATTTAGAAAAGCGAGTAGAAAAACGCACCCAAGCGCTGGAACAAGCCATGCACGCTGCTGAACTTGCAGTCTCTGCCAAAAGCCGTTTTTTAGCGAATATGAGCCATGAAATTAGAACGCCAATGAATGGCATTTTGGGTACCATCCAACTACTTGAACAAGAATCAAACTTCAGTGAAGATCAAAAGCAGCTGTTGAAACTGGCCAATGTATCAGGCAGTAATTTATTAACTCTAATTAATGATATCTTAGATATCTCAAAACTAGAGCAAGGGCAGATCAGTTTATATGCAGAGCCTTTTGAACTAAAAGGCACAATCGAGCATTTAATCCAATTAACTCAAACAAGGTCGCACTCTAAACCAATTTACATCACTTACACCATCGCGCCAAATACGCCGCTTGAAATTGCCAGCGATCAACATAGATTGCAACAAGTCCTGCTGAACCTGCTAAATAATGCCTATAAATTTACAGCGCAAGGGGAAATTTCTGTATTCATTCAGCTCAACCCAAAAGATAACCAGCAGTTACTGTTCACAATCAAAGACAGCGGAATAGGCATCAAATCAGATCAGAAAGATAAAATTTTTGACCCTTTTTGCCAGGAAGATGACAGCACCACCAAACGTTTCGGGGGAACGGGGCTTGGACTCAGTATTTGCAAACAACTAGTCAGCCTTGCAGGCGGAATAATCTTCTGTGAGTCCGCGCCAAATGAGGGGGCCACATTTACTTTTACTTGGCCTTATTCGCCGTGTTGCTTAATTGAACAGTCTCGCTCTGAACAGGATCAATGCACACGATTAAGTGGGCATATTTTGCTTGCAGAAGACAATGCCATTAATCAGGTTGTGATCAGCGCTATGCTAGAAAAACTCGGTCTACGTGTTGACGTTGCCAAAGATGGAGAGCAAGCTTTAGAAAAAGTAAATCAAGATTATTTCGATCTCATTCTCATGGATGTACATATGCCAAAAATGGATGGTATTGAAGCAACTAAGCAACTTAGAGCGCACCCGAAATACAGCCAAATGATCATTATAGCCATTACTGCGAATGTTTTTTTAGAAGATATTGCCACCTACTACAGCGCTGGCATGGATGATTTTATTGCTAAACCGGTCGAAATGACCAAGTTAGAGTCCATTTTAAGTAAATGGTTAGGAATAAAAAACAGCTAG
- a CDS encoding DUF3293 domain-containing protein, which yields MNHVEKNLITSPIPISLWNLYKAVYFYPFSPTNHYKHGAIISLWNSHGNILTKRENKRFQHKNIASLSRLCVPINYVFGGDHSMSYRELSISINISLRLAQKISIRFNQRAFYYLDNNRITLFNSYNLGQNCVLDSLFTSRINRMTLPIKNTAQL from the coding sequence ATGAATCATGTAGAGAAAAATTTAATAACAAGCCCTATCCCAATCTCTTTATGGAATTTATATAAAGCTGTCTATTTTTACCCCTTTTCTCCTACCAACCATTATAAGCATGGTGCAATTATTAGTCTTTGGAACTCACATGGTAATATTTTAACTAAAAGAGAAAATAAGCGCTTTCAACACAAAAATATAGCTTCTCTATCGCGTCTATGTGTTCCAATAAACTATGTATTTGGTGGTGATCATAGCATGTCTTACCGCGAGCTTAGTATTTCTATAAATATTTCCCTTCGACTCGCACAGAAAATATCTATTCGTTTTAACCAGCGCGCTTTTTACTACTTAGATAACAATAGAATTACCCTATTCAATAGCTATAACCTTGGACAAAACTGTGTATTGGATTCATTATTTACCTCCCGAATTAACCGTATGACCTTACCTATTAAAAATACAGCACAATTATGA
- a CDS encoding type 1 glutamine amidotransferase domain-containing protein: MKKIALCASLSLCSTLAFAKTQSNVLIVLSSYGELNQQQKLVKPGYEFGELTKAYYVFKRHGIEVTLASPLGGKPVADEFDNSALYNKRFLNDEAAVSALEHTYKLDEIDIDKYDGVFVVGGKGPMFDLYQSKPLKRIISKSYENHGVIGAVCHGPAALVDVKLSDGRYLVEGKRVNGFTNAEEHAFGSKWLKDFPFLLQDKLTERGAKFEQDSVMLNHVTIDGRVITGQNPFSTVDTARAMVAAMNVELLAEQPYQDDATVKLYELFLRDEEAAIEKLEQTPQNYDLKMLAMIAVVQINNATSEFQVSVSAKLLEYISSKFSHPMIAMTLAKAFVRLNQSKKALDVLKVSEKKFPDDQKIKAFIATL; this comes from the coding sequence ATGAAAAAAATTGCGTTATGTGCCAGTTTATCACTTTGCAGCACGTTGGCATTTGCAAAAACACAAAGCAATGTTTTGATTGTACTGAGTAGTTACGGTGAACTTAATCAGCAGCAAAAGCTTGTTAAGCCGGGTTATGAATTTGGAGAATTAACGAAGGCATATTATGTATTTAAGCGCCATGGTATTGAAGTCACATTGGCCTCACCTCTAGGCGGAAAACCTGTTGCAGACGAGTTTGATAACTCTGCACTTTATAATAAAAGGTTTTTAAATGATGAAGCAGCTGTCTCAGCGCTTGAACATACCTATAAACTCGACGAAATAGATATTGATAAATACGATGGTGTTTTTGTGGTGGGTGGTAAAGGTCCAATGTTCGACTTATATCAGAGCAAACCATTGAAGAGAATTATTTCAAAATCATATGAAAATCATGGTGTTATTGGTGCTGTGTGTCATGGTCCGGCGGCATTAGTCGATGTTAAATTGAGTGATGGTCGGTACTTGGTTGAAGGCAAGCGTGTTAATGGTTTTACTAATGCAGAAGAGCATGCATTTGGCTCAAAGTGGCTTAAAGATTTTCCATTTTTACTGCAAGATAAGTTAACTGAGCGAGGCGCTAAATTCGAACAAGACTCTGTGATGCTGAACCATGTAACGATAGATGGCAGGGTGATCACCGGACAAAACCCATTTTCGACAGTAGATACAGCACGAGCCATGGTTGCTGCGATGAATGTTGAATTACTGGCTGAGCAGCCATATCAAGATGATGCGACTGTGAAACTGTATGAATTATTTTTGCGAGATGAAGAAGCGGCCATTGAAAAACTAGAGCAAACTCCACAAAACTATGATTTAAAAATGCTTGCAATGATTGCCGTGGTCCAGATTAATAATGCAACCAGTGAGTTTCAAGTCAGCGTTAGTGCGAAGTTACTAGAGTATATTTCGTCCAAATTTTCTCATCCAATGATCGCAATGACTTTGGCAAAAGCATTTGTTCGATTAAATCAATCTAAAAAAGCATTAGATGTGCTGAAAGTGAGCGAAAAAAAGTTCCCTGACGATCAAAAAATCAAAGCTTTTATTGCAACTCTTTGA
- a CDS encoding winged helix-turn-helix domain-containing protein: MNLSDKENTDFTFAVFGHYALNKRKRSLTFCGERVKVEPLIYDLLVYFIQHRDRVISRDELCREIWQQEYVDNNAINRAVSELRRSISKHNLEGEVIRTHYKKGYSFNLNVKLDPRPSLFQWLSRLFNQSPMRKGKLT; this comes from the coding sequence ATGAATTTAAGTGATAAAGAAAATACTGACTTTACCTTTGCGGTATTTGGTCATTATGCACTGAATAAAAGGAAACGTTCGTTAACATTTTGCGGTGAGAGGGTGAAAGTTGAGCCACTTATCTACGACTTGTTAGTTTACTTTATTCAGCACAGAGATCGCGTTATTAGCCGCGATGAGTTGTGTCGAGAAATTTGGCAACAAGAGTATGTTGACAACAATGCGATAAATCGTGCTGTGTCAGAACTTCGTCGTAGCATTTCAAAACACAATCTTGAAGGTGAAGTAATCAGAACTCATTATAAAAAAGGGTATAGTTTTAATTTAAACGTTAAACTTGACCCACGTCCCAGCCTATTTCAGTGGTTGTCACGACTGTTTAATCAGTCCCCAATGAGAAAAGGAAAGTTAACGTAA
- a CDS encoding response regulator transcription factor, whose product MQFKVLVVEDNLEISRNIAEYLEPLGLILDFAYDGHQGAQLAMENYYDCIILDIMLPQMDGLAVCELLRSKANRHIPIIMLTARDALNDKLAGFNIGADDYLTKPFALEELYVRCLALAKRHLLNCEKTLQIGDVSLNAQTQEVKRAGQVIVLQPIPLKILQLLMEHHPRPLSRSELCDKIWGDDPTDSDALRSHIYQLRKAIDKPFDSAIIKTIHSVGLALDTV is encoded by the coding sequence ATGCAATTTAAAGTTTTGGTAGTTGAAGACAATCTTGAGATCAGCCGCAATATAGCTGAGTATTTAGAGCCATTGGGCCTGATTTTGGATTTTGCGTATGATGGTCACCAGGGCGCACAGCTTGCCATGGAAAACTACTATGATTGTATTATTTTAGACATTATGTTGCCACAAATGGATGGCTTGGCTGTTTGTGAACTGTTGCGTAGCAAAGCGAACAGACATATTCCCATTATTATGCTGACAGCACGTGATGCACTAAATGATAAGTTAGCCGGATTTAATATCGGCGCAGATGACTATTTGACTAAACCATTTGCGTTAGAAGAGTTGTATGTGAGATGTTTGGCGCTGGCTAAGCGTCATTTACTTAACTGCGAAAAAACGCTTCAGATTGGTGATGTGAGCTTAAATGCGCAAACACAGGAAGTTAAACGTGCGGGACAAGTGATTGTTTTGCAGCCTATTCCACTGAAAATATTGCAACTACTAATGGAACACCACCCTAGACCTCTCAGTCGAAGTGAATTATGTGACAAAATTTGGGGAGATGATCCAACGGACTCTGATGCGCTTCGTTCCCATATTTATCAGCTTAGAAAAGCCATAGATAAACCATTTGATTCAGCAATTATTAAAACAATTCACAGTGTAGGTTTGGCATTGGATACAGTTTAA
- a CDS encoding sensor histidine kinase, producing the protein MKARQLRTRIIAYFVGISLFISTLFGFVCFLFAYTIEDHLFNVILQDEATYISKQLSLGNMPQTRLEFVQYLQSKEQLPEFIKSTLVEEPKAKEFSSQGDKHYHLMWLDQGLLLAEVSEQLVVRKIKLGMFNFMLVALCIVLVVAILLAYLSLAMAKKLLKPLDKLVDIVAQAPVEKLPQNFSDQFINDEIGGFARTLEQALGRIRQFIDREQAFTRDASHELRTPIAVTQGALTLLKQEALSDKQRALVERAMAAQQQMTQSVEILLALAREETINQTAVKLLPLVENSVLQQAHKIANKDISVKIDVPSGVTIALGESALSLILSNLIGNAFSHVNKGAVTVRFSQNMLSIIDTGEGIPKDIQARIFESGVKSNNSSGLGMGLSIVHRLCQRLDIDLTFESNEQGTAFHLACK; encoded by the coding sequence ATGAAAGCACGTCAATTACGCACTAGGATCATCGCCTACTTCGTCGGTATTTCTTTGTTCATAAGTACTTTGTTTGGGTTTGTGTGCTTTTTATTTGCATACACCATAGAAGACCATTTGTTCAATGTGATACTCCAAGACGAAGCCACTTATATTTCAAAGCAGCTTAGTCTGGGAAATATGCCTCAAACGAGGTTAGAGTTTGTCCAATATCTGCAAAGCAAAGAGCAGCTTCCTGAGTTTATAAAGAGTACGCTGGTCGAAGAGCCAAAGGCTAAGGAGTTTTCATCTCAAGGAGATAAGCACTACCACCTTATGTGGTTGGATCAAGGCCTACTGTTGGCTGAGGTGAGTGAACAGTTGGTGGTTAGAAAAATTAAGCTTGGTATGTTTAATTTTATGCTTGTAGCACTGTGCATAGTGTTAGTCGTGGCTATTTTATTGGCATACCTATCGTTAGCCATGGCTAAAAAACTACTGAAGCCGCTAGATAAGTTAGTCGATATTGTGGCACAAGCGCCAGTAGAAAAATTACCTCAAAACTTTTCAGATCAATTTATCAATGATGAGATAGGCGGATTTGCACGGACTTTAGAACAGGCACTCGGTCGTATTCGTCAATTTATAGATAGAGAACAGGCTTTTACGCGAGACGCATCGCATGAACTGCGTACGCCTATTGCAGTAACTCAAGGCGCGTTAACACTGCTTAAACAAGAAGCGCTGAGTGACAAGCAACGAGCATTGGTAGAACGTGCAATGGCAGCGCAACAGCAAATGACCCAAAGTGTGGAAATATTATTGGCACTTGCAAGGGAAGAGACAATTAACCAAACAGCAGTGAAATTACTTCCCTTAGTTGAAAACAGTGTACTGCAACAAGCGCATAAAATTGCGAATAAAGATATTTCGGTAAAGATCGATGTACCAAGTGGCGTAACCATTGCGCTCGGTGAGAGTGCTTTAAGCTTGATTTTGAGTAATCTGATCGGAAATGCATTTTCACATGTAAACAAAGGGGCCGTCACAGTGCGGTTTTCACAAAATATGTTGAGTATTATAGATACAGGGGAAGGGATCCCGAAAGATATTCAAGCACGCATTTTTGAGTCTGGTGTAAAAAGTAACAATAGTTCGGGACTCGGAATGGGCCTGTCAATTGTACATCGATTATGTCAAAGACTGGACATTGATCTTACATTTGAAAGTAATGAACAAGGGACTGCTTTTCATTTGGCGTGTAAGTAA
- a CDS encoding arylesterase, producing the protein MIRIFLKLMLFLACLNQPFGAFANETKIMIIGDSLSAGYGLKQDQDWVNLLQNKYVEQKKSILLINMSVSGQTTDNALLNIDAQLKAHQPSHVLIELGGNDGIRGFPIKLIRKHLTQLVTKSQTSGAKVALMEIQIPPNLGPRYTKMFTDNYQKVAKETGAHLMDYFMVPVAVDKTLMQNDNLHPNEKAQPIIRDFMENQINLWL; encoded by the coding sequence ATGATTCGAATTTTCCTAAAACTTATGCTGTTCCTCGCCTGCCTTAATCAGCCTTTTGGCGCATTCGCAAACGAAACTAAAATTATGATCATAGGTGATAGCTTAAGTGCGGGTTACGGACTTAAACAAGACCAAGATTGGGTTAATTTGTTACAAAATAAGTACGTTGAACAGAAAAAATCGATCTTATTGATCAATATGAGCGTATCAGGTCAAACCACAGACAACGCACTGCTGAACATAGACGCACAATTAAAAGCTCACCAGCCTAGTCATGTACTGATTGAGCTGGGTGGCAATGACGGTATTCGTGGTTTTCCGATCAAACTCATTCGCAAACACTTAACTCAGCTGGTAACAAAGAGCCAAACCAGCGGCGCAAAAGTTGCACTTATGGAGATTCAAATCCCGCCCAATCTAGGACCAAGATACACGAAAATGTTTACTGATAACTACCAGAAAGTCGCCAAAGAGACTGGTGCTCATTTGATGGATTATTTTATGGTGCCAGTCGCTGTAGACAAAACACTGATGCAAAATGATAACTTACACCCAAATGAAAAAGCACAGCCGATCATCCGCGACTTTATGGAAAATCAAATAAACCTTTGGCTGTAA
- a CDS encoding ABC transporter ATP-binding protein, with protein MSVLSQLNVIQVKGLNKTVSTFEGDLDILSDINFTVKSGESVAIVGTSGSGKSTLLSLLAGLDTGSAGEVFLDGAALHNLDEEERARLRADKVGFVFQSFMLVQSLTALENVMLPAELAGDSGAKQQASELLEKVGLSHRVSHYPSQLSGGEQQRVAIARAFIGSPKILFADEPSANLDSKNGHLIEKLLFDLNKQNGTTLILVTHDESLAQQCDRIIHIEGGQLEKIRDGEGATVNVV; from the coding sequence ATGTCAGTACTTTCTCAGTTAAATGTTATTCAGGTCAAAGGACTTAACAAAACAGTCAGTACCTTTGAAGGTGACTTAGATATCCTTAGCGATATCAATTTCACTGTCAAGTCGGGAGAGTCTGTTGCAATAGTGGGTACATCTGGTTCCGGAAAATCTACGTTGTTGAGCTTGCTTGCAGGTTTAGATACGGGCTCTGCCGGAGAGGTGTTTCTTGATGGGGCTGCATTACACAATTTAGATGAAGAAGAAAGAGCCCGTTTAAGGGCTGATAAGGTGGGCTTTGTGTTCCAATCATTTATGTTGGTACAAAGCCTGACAGCGCTTGAAAATGTGATGTTGCCTGCTGAGCTGGCTGGCGACAGCGGTGCTAAGCAACAAGCAAGTGAACTACTTGAAAAGGTCGGTCTTTCGCATCGCGTCAGTCATTATCCTTCGCAATTGTCTGGTGGTGAGCAGCAGCGTGTAGCGATTGCACGTGCCTTTATTGGCTCACCTAAAATTCTTTTTGCGGACGAGCCCTCAGCTAACTTAGACAGTAAAAATGGCCATTTAATCGAAAAGTTGTTATTTGATTTAAACAAGCAAAATGGGACCACATTGATACTGGTGACGCACGATGAATCATTGGCACAGCAATGCGACCGGATTATTCATATTGAAGGCGGGCAATTAGAAAAAATCCGCGATGGTGAGGGAGCAACAGTTAATGTGGTTTAA
- a CDS encoding ABC transporter permease produces MWFKLALTLFWRELRRGELTIIFAAIALAVLTVFSLSSVTERIRLNIEQKSADFIAADRRLASNHPLNDEFITEAENQGLETAKQMFFDSMLFANDELVLGSIKAVSQGYPLRGVVTLKDDFEQADYDIRGVPERGEVWLSEGMFYSLGLAVGDEVEIGAGIFKASKILVNEPDAPFFSLAGNKRVLLNYDDMEATKAVQPGSRVFYRMLFAGDEATLTNYYGWLKPQMRDNQRWQGIKDRQSPLGENLERSERFLLLAGLFGIMLAAVAMAVSAKRYCERQYDPVAMMKTLGGSRAIIRNIFLLHLSMVTLFSVAIGLVIGYLLQAIATDYLANFMDTQLPLAGAKPWFLAITIGAVCALMFSLKPLLDLFDIPPLRVLRRNVGDKLAVSRIHMALSVSTIFALMWFFSGELKTTLLLFGGTAILMLVLFGVSRLLFSAGRKLGLSPGSSWSLAIATLQKRANANAVQLISFALAIKLMLFLFVLKNDLISDWQMQVPEDAPNAFLINISESEVEKIESFFAQNNISHADFFPVFRGRANALNGEKFARSASKQEGEEQDEDAARGAGRELNLTWMTTLPEGNEVVEGTWFNQNSTELEVSISRGMAEGMGIEVGDTLSFLVNERNFDAKVTSLRSVDWGSLKPNFVMIFNPMVAGQFPVTYFTAAQFAEGDERTVSKLLRAHPTMSMIDIKSRLEQAQSMIAQVSLAISFVLAIVLTSGALVLISQVQASLAERMQEIVILRTLGARGRLIKLATLYEFLLLGALAGFVAALVSDVTLLIIQRELFEVEGKLHPYIWLLGPTSGALFVALIGYFMVASTMRQNTQGLLRKLA; encoded by the coding sequence ATGTGGTTTAAGTTAGCACTTACTTTATTTTGGCGCGAGTTACGCCGAGGTGAATTAACAATCATCTTTGCCGCAATCGCGCTTGCTGTACTGACGGTATTCAGTTTGTCATCAGTGACCGAGCGAATTCGCCTTAATATCGAGCAAAAATCGGCAGATTTTATAGCAGCAGACAGACGATTGGCGAGCAATCATCCGCTAAATGATGAATTTATTACAGAGGCAGAAAATCAGGGGTTAGAGACAGCAAAGCAAATGTTTTTTGATTCGATGCTGTTTGCGAATGATGAACTGGTACTCGGCTCAATCAAAGCGGTATCACAAGGTTATCCACTCAGAGGTGTTGTGACGCTTAAAGATGATTTCGAACAAGCTGATTACGATATACGAGGTGTTCCTGAACGGGGTGAGGTGTGGCTCAGTGAAGGAATGTTTTATAGTTTAGGGTTGGCAGTTGGTGACGAAGTTGAAATTGGTGCTGGCATTTTTAAGGCCAGCAAAATTTTAGTCAATGAGCCAGATGCACCGTTTTTCTCCTTAGCAGGTAATAAGCGTGTGCTGCTCAATTACGATGATATGGAGGCAACGAAAGCTGTTCAGCCTGGTAGCCGAGTGTTTTATCGTATGTTGTTTGCAGGCGATGAAGCGACCTTAACCAATTATTATGGTTGGCTAAAACCGCAAATGCGGGACAATCAGAGGTGGCAGGGGATCAAAGATCGACAATCACCACTTGGTGAGAACTTGGAACGTTCGGAGAGATTTCTCTTACTCGCAGGTCTATTTGGGATTATGCTGGCGGCAGTTGCCATGGCGGTGTCTGCGAAGCGTTATTGTGAGCGCCAGTATGACCCCGTTGCGATGATGAAAACACTGGGAGGCAGTCGCGCGATTATCCGCAATATCTTCTTGTTACACCTGTCGATGGTGACTTTATTTTCTGTCGCAATTGGGCTGGTGATTGGTTACTTACTACAAGCGATCGCAACCGATTATTTGGCCAACTTTATGGATACACAGCTACCTTTAGCGGGTGCTAAGCCATGGTTTTTGGCTATCACTATTGGCGCTGTCTGTGCGTTGATGTTTTCATTGAAACCGTTGCTTGACCTATTTGATATTCCTCCTTTGCGCGTATTGCGTCGCAATGTAGGTGATAAGTTGGCTGTGAGCCGTATTCATATGGCACTGTCAGTAAGTACTATTTTTGCACTTATGTGGTTTTTTAGTGGTGAATTGAAAACGACATTATTGCTATTTGGTGGTACAGCCATCCTGATGTTAGTGCTATTTGGTGTGTCTAGGTTGCTGTTCAGTGCTGGGAGAAAGCTGGGGTTAAGCCCTGGTAGTAGTTGGTCTCTAGCCATTGCAACATTGCAAAAACGTGCAAATGCGAATGCGGTTCAGTTGATAAGTTTTGCACTGGCTATCAAGTTGATGTTGTTCTTGTTTGTGTTAAAAAATGACCTGATCTCTGATTGGCAAATGCAAGTCCCAGAGGATGCACCAAATGCGTTTCTAATCAATATCAGTGAGTCCGAAGTGGAAAAAATTGAGTCGTTTTTTGCACAAAATAATATTTCTCATGCTGATTTTTTCCCTGTTTTTCGTGGTCGAGCAAATGCCTTAAATGGTGAAAAGTTTGCTCGCAGTGCATCAAAACAAGAAGGGGAAGAGCAAGATGAAGATGCTGCACGCGGAGCGGGTCGCGAGCTCAACCTCACTTGGATGACGACGCTGCCAGAAGGAAACGAAGTCGTAGAAGGCACATGGTTTAATCAAAATAGTACAGAACTTGAAGTGTCGATCTCAAGAGGGATGGCTGAGGGGATGGGAATTGAAGTCGGTGATACTCTTAGCTTTTTAGTGAATGAGCGTAACTTTGATGCCAAGGTAACCAGTTTACGTAGTGTGGATTGGGGCTCATTGAAACCGAATTTCGTGATGATATTTAACCCCATGGTTGCCGGACAGTTCCCTGTTACCTACTTCACCGCGGCACAGTTTGCAGAGGGCGATGAAAGAACGGTGAGTAAGCTGTTAAGAGCGCACCCGACAATGAGCATGATCGATATTAAAAGTCGATTAGAGCAAGCCCAATCCATGATTGCGCAAGTCTCATTGGCGATTAGTTTTGTATTGGCCATTGTTTTGACCAGTGGCGCTTTGGTATTGATTTCTCAGGTGCAAGCAAGTTTGGCTGAGCGTATGCAAGAAATTGTGATTTTGCGTACCTTAGGCGCCAGAGGTCGGCTTATAAAGTTAGCTACCCTGTATGAGTTTTTACTGCTTGGTGCATTGGCAGGGTTTGTTGCTGCGTTAGTCAGTGATGTTACTTTACTGATCATTCAACGAGAGCTGTTTGAAGTGGAAGGCAAGTTACATCCCTACATTTGGCTATTAGGCCCAACGAGCGGAGCACTGTTTGTGGCACTAATAGGGTACTTCATGGTGGCCAGCACCATGCGACAAAATACTCAAGGCTTACTGAGAAAGCTGGCATAA